Sequence from the Peromyscus maniculatus bairdii isolate BWxNUB_F1_BW_parent chromosome 11, HU_Pman_BW_mat_3.1, whole genome shotgun sequence genome:
AAAAAGTTCTCCCTGAGGTGTGGGACTTGGACAGTCTTGTTGGAGAAGCATGGGTCACCATGACAATATGTCTTAAGGGGCCGTGTCCCTGATGAGGGACAGTTCTGCAGATAAGAGCTGGCTACGGTCACCCCTGTTGGCTTTGGGGCCCAAACTGCTCCATCTCTGTCCTGTTCTGCCACAGATAACTCTAATTCCATCACAAATTGTCAGGTCTACTGAAGTGGACCTGTAATAGACCATGCCTGCCCAGAATCAACAGGGAAACAGACCTAACAAATAtccaaagatggaaagaaagtaaCTGTGGAGTGGAAAGCTCAAGGACCAGGTGAgcatttcaaagaaaatgtttcattttttaggCCCTTCATCATTCCTTACAGTTCTCAAATTATTCATAAAGTTGCAAAGCTCTTTATTTTCCCTGGGTGTCCAGGCTACTTAAATTCTGGTAAATTTTAATCATTCAGTATCTTATAGTGAGTATCCTGCTATGATTCCTTAGACCTATGTTTTTATGATTATGGAAATGGTAAacaataaatgctttttaaaatttcactagTGTAAGTGTATTCTCAGAtatagaaatgttttcatttcttttctttataactgaATGTAATGATGATATATTATGGAATAAGAGGTGATACTCTAACCCAGGCTTACAGTGTGTAATGATTAATTAAAGAGGGATAATTAGCATTTCCTTATCATTTCTTCGTGTTTGGAGACTGAACTCCTTTCTATAGTTTTTTCATTAAATGAGTATTAGGTTGTTGTAAACTACAGTCAGCCCACTATTCTGCACTGTCCTGTAGGACATCCTAGTGATCCTATCAAATCGTGTTAGGTACTCACCAAAactctctccatccccttatcCCTGTACTTTCTCATCTCTAGCAAACACTATTTCACTCTCTTCTACTTTGGAATCAACATTTTTAGCTTCCACTATGAAGGAGCacatacagtgtttgtctttctgtgccaactaatttcttccattttactGAAATGGTAGTTTCCCTCTTTCACATAGTTTAATAATATCCCATTTTCTGTATATATAACCATATTTTTCTCAACTAATTAtctctttatatgtgtgtgtgtgatgtgtgtgtgtgtgtgtgtgtgtgtgtgtgtgtgtgtgtgtgtgtgatgtgtgagtgtgtttatgtgtgtgactaTTGAGTGTATGTGTATTAAAGGAAACCTCCACTCTGGTGTTGGTCCTCACGATCTGCCTTTCTTGAGACAGTTTCTTGATTGCTCATTGCTGCAAACACCAAACTGACTCACCCATGAGCTTCTGGGGTGTCCTCTGTCTATGTCTGAAGACACACCACTGAGATTTCAGAAGCATGGTGCTCTCCCATGGATCCTAGaaatttgaactcgggtccttctTCAGAAAGATGATGCTCTCCTAGCTTTGCATGGGTCCTAGAGATTTGAACTTGTGTCTTTCTACTTGCACCACAAACACTTTCCTCAGTGAGCCACCTCCCGAGGCCTACAGTCCTGTCTTAAAGAACAAATGTACTGATTACACATCACAAATATTGTGAATAATTCTGCAAGAAACAAAAGTATGCAAGTATATCTTTCTAATCCTGACTTATCTTCTTTTGAATATCCCCACATAAGTCAGATAGCTGAATGCAAGATAAATCTAGTTTTATTGCTATAAGGACCCCCATACTGTCTGCCACAGTAGCTATACTATTTTTCATTCGCAACAACTACAATAAGATTCATTTCCTCCACGTCATTGACaacatttgctctttttttttctgttccaataATAGCCATTCTAACTGTGATCACATGATATCTTACTATAGTTCCATGTTCATTTCATATAGATATGTTTAAGTAAGAATGTAGCAAGActctggaggtctgtaaagatATTAGACATGGcagaaaattcaagaaaaatttttaaaaggtcagAGCAGTGATGAGAGGTAGGAACTGACCTTGTTATACTTAGGGGAAGGTATTCCCAGGCCTAAAGCCATACCTACTATGTCTATATCTGAGCAGAAAAAAttgaatgtgatttttaaatacatattaataaactCTGCCATTCATCAGTTGTCAAAACTTacctttttgtcttatttcccTGGATAATCTACAAGAGAGAAGTGAAGTTTGCTCCCACAGAAAGATTTTCTGTGTTTATACTAGACCCACAGTATCCCAGATGTATatgatatttaaaagaaaatattcatatttcCATATTAGCGGTAAATAGAGATTAAGGCCCTTCAGCTCATTGTGCTGTTGTGAGTATTGTCAGCACTCAACAAGTATGCAGAGCCTGCCACAGGCTACTGTGTTCCACTGGTGTGTCTTCCTTACATGTCAGTGACTTCAGTGGTCCTCAGTTATGGACCCACTACATCATTTGCTAGAGCGTTGATGTTCACTTTGTGTTCATCAGAAGAactgaaggaaaactgaaaatcaaGTAATCTTAGATTTCTCTGGAAACAGTGTTTCTGTGTGGAGGGCTCTGGTCGTGTCTGCAGATGAAGGCCCTAATACTTCCTATGCAGCAGCATCCTCAGAGGTCCTGAACTGGCCTGTTAAAATTTCACATATGTGGCATACAGGAGGCTGGATAGGAATTCAGGTAGGTTTGCTGATGTAAATATCCAAATTGGATCAATAGACTTTTTTGTGTTTTCAGGTCCATATTACCTATGGAATCACAAagctattataaaataataaattgtttCACTCTGTGGGCAAATTATCTTCAAAAAGGAAATGTATTGAGAGGGTTattcaagacacacacacacacacacacacacacacacaccactataaATTTCTATTTAGAATGTTAGTCACCAAATGAAAGATATTGTCATCATGTCAGTTAAAATGTCAGGCTCTTCTGTCCTGTCATGTCCTGATAGCAGGGTGTAGCTTTGATATCATGGAAGTTTTTGAAGTGCAAGCAGAAAGACATAAGGGGTTCCCAGAAGTGAGagcaaacaaatttaaaaaaaaaaaaaaaaaaaagcacagctaAACATGAGGTCAGCACCCATGGAGCCCAGACAGACTGAAGCAAACAAATCTCGTACTTAAGAGTCTACATCGGACAGCCTCTTTACAAAGCATGttatagaaaagagagaaaaatataccGAGCTCACATCATGAGTCAAACTTGCCTTGGCTGGGAGAAGTCCTTGGCCATTTTGAATAGCAGACAGGATTCTGTTGTCAGCCTCAGAAGAGGATGATGAGGGAGTTAGGGCCAGAGCTACCTTTGAGCTGGAAGCACTCTATGTGTTGGCTTGTCTTGACGTCATGGTGGGCTTCAGGGGGGAAGTGATGTCAACCAATCTGAAGTGAAGGAGAGAATGGGTTTCCTGTGTTCCTCCCACTCTCATTTCATTTCTGACATTTTTGTTCCCCTGTATTTTAAGAACGACCCTGGACAAGTTGAAACTTTAACCAGGTTTCATATAGTGCTGCAAGCTAGAAttacattttgtgtttgttttagttttttttaagtttatgaaaCATGTATCTAAATGAAGCTATATAAGATgactacatatacatacatacaaacagaactgAAATCTAGTCCACTGATGTTTGGTGGGAGCTTATTGCATCTCAGACACTGCTGCGTACAGTGTCTAACTGTGCACAGGGAACAGTGTGCAGTGTTTCACTGGGAACAGGGCAATGCAAGCATGTTTCCCGGAAAACCTCTCATTGCTCAGGCTTCTTCAGCATCTGAACTTAGCCACCTTGCTCTGGAGAGCCTGCAAGCCTGTCCTAACTCTCAGAAAAGCATCTAGTCCATTATTTCACTGATTTCCAAATTGAGGTTAATGGGCACTTGGAGTCCAATTTTTCCCCAAGATCAAAGTAGAAATAGTATCAAAGGAATTGTTTCTCCTCATCATCCAACTTCCTCAAGAGCACTTCCTAAAATCAACCTGCTGGAGGAAGAGCTGTTTTCCTTTCCAACTTTCCTGTTCAAAATCAATCTCTTCTTGATTAGGAGAGACAAAAACTGAGTATTATGATCTGAAAGTATCCCAGAGTGTAGTAAACTAGCGTCAGGGCCAATCAGCACTGGAACAATAAAGGACAGATAAGGAGACAGCAAATTCTTCTGTGAGATAATCAAGTTGTCAGCTAATAGATCAATACAAGTATTTTTGATGATCGATGACTATGTAATTTCTGCATAtaactaataaaaagttgaaacaATTGGTGTCGTTGCCATAGCAAAGCAACTTTCATTCTGAGAGCCATTGGTGTCACTTGGGGGAGCTAATTTTTTCTCAGTGTTTAGAGTACTACAGTGAGATACAAGAATGTAATTATTGCCAGAATCTTTCTCATTTGGGATAATATGTAGTCATGGTTGCATATTCGAATCAAAATATGCAATCCACAATAATAGAAGATGGCTTTTcaacaaaattttaatattgtGTCTAATACAATTTTTCaaactttgaaatatatttatactgTTTGGGTTAAACGTATACTAATTATGCAACACCTAGAGGAAAATCTTTTACAAAGAACTTTTAATCCTAAAagttcagaaacaaacaaaaacacatagatagatacagagTAATCCATAAAAGAATTgcgataataaaaatataatacccTCGACTGTGACTCCTGTGATATACTGGGTGTTAATATTACTATTTACATtcatttacataatttaaaacaggTATTAATGGATATCATAACATCAACATTTAGATGCTTTGAATAAATGAAGAGGTGGTATAGTGGTTTCATTTAGATTAGTAGTCCTAATGCAGTAGGATTAGGCTCCTTCAACTATTTAAGTGTCTTATTAAAATGGTATACAACCTTGTGTATcacatttttaagtttatttggggaaaaaatgtGACACGATAAATCCCACTGATAAAGGAAATTTTCTTGTTGAGCATCTGATGCTAACTTAAGTCAGATTTGCAGCTTTCCCCAACAGCCCCTTGGAGATGTCAGGTCACTGGCAGTGTTGCTAAGAGAGCAGGGAAGCACAGGAGAATGGTCAGCCCGAGCATGATGCACTTTTACCTTATAGGCTTGCCAGTTTCCTGTGGCCACTACCATTTTATTACATAGATTTGGTGCCTCAGAACAGTATTTACTTCTCAGAGTCCTTCACGTTAGAAGTCTGAAATCCACACTACTTTTTTAATGTCAAGGTACTAGGAGAGCTGTGATTCTTCTAGAAGCTCTGTGACATCATTCCTTCTTCAGCTCTCCTAGCTTCTGGTAGCTGCTGGTGTTCCTTACTTTGTAGCCAAATCAATACGGTCTTTGAGACCAGCCACGTCTTCAAATCTGTGTTCCATCTTCATGTTGTCTTCTCGTCTATAGGTCAACCTCATAtttccttcttgtcttcttttgAAGTCTCTTGTGGTTGGATGTAAGGGCACCTAGTTAATTTAGAACAGTCTCTCCATCTGgcaattattaatttaaattatttattcaatcACACTCTCAAAACCAGTCACAGGTTCCAGGGATTAGTACAGGCAAAGCTTTTGTTGCAGCTTGCCAATAAATTGGCTTTAGCTGTATTCCAGTgggtgtgttcgtgtgtgtgtgtgtgtgtgtgtgtgtgtgtgtgtgtgtgtgtgtgtgtgtgtgcctgcatatgAGTTCATGTGGATATAACACGCAgatttgaaacatttttctttatacaaAACCTATGTTGTTCAAGCTAGTCCTGAACTCTCGActtcaatcttcctgcctcatcctcctgagtagctgggagaAAAGGCATAAGCACTCTGTCTGGCATGGGCAGTCAGCCTCACtagttctagaaatgaaaaatgatgaCTCTGGCATAAGCAATGACCTCAAAAAGATTTATTCTAACTGAAATTCTTTTCAGTGTTTCCTTGTCTGTGTACTGGGTTGTTTCTCCATTTGGAGTGAACCCATTTCAAACTACTTCTTCTTGCTGTGCTGTCTTGAAATGCAGCTCCAGCAGTCACTGAGTTCCCACTACATTCCAGTCAATTTCTCTTCAGTGACAAGCCTCAAGGACCCATCTTGGTATCctccttttattatttcattcattaaatattAAGTAAAGATGCTCTGGGGCTTGGGAGTTTGTAGTTGTTcctgaggaaagagagggaaaagcaTATCATAGATTTTAAATATTGTTGCAAAGTAAGACTCCAAATACCAAAGCTCATTCTGAAGTCTCTCAGCTAGCATTCACTGAATACCTAATGTAGTTGGGGGTCATTGGTTACCAACTATCATCTTCAAGTCTGAGAACTTTTCCCTTGAAATTCAACAGTAAAGTGAAGGAGAGAATATATAATAAGAATTGGTAATACAGTGAATCATTGAACATTTACAGGTTTGTAATCTGTTCGAGGATGTTCTGGCTTTTATGCACCTGTTTTGTAGTCTTGCTTATCCCTGTTACTTTTGCAGGCATCTGAGTGGACAGACATTATGAGAAATTTGAGTGTGGGCCATGTGGAGGAATTTGTCTTGGTGGGCTTTCCTACCTCTCCACCCTTCCAGCTActcctctttgtcttcttttttgcaATTTATCTGTTGACATTGCTGGAAAATATACTCATTGTTTCTACAGTCTGGCTCACCCCGAGCCTCCATcgccccatgtacttcttccttggTCATCTCTCCTTCCTGGAACTATGGTACATCAATGTTACTATTCCCAGACTCTTGGGAGCCTTTCTTACCCAGGACGGCAGAGTCTCTTACGTGGGTTGCATGACCCAGCTCTACTTCTTTATTGCCTTAGCCTGCACTGAATGTGTCCTGTTGGCAGTTATGGCGTATGACCGCTACCTGGCCATCTGTGAACCACTTCGTTATCCTAGTCTCATGCCTCCCAGCCTGGCCACTCGCCTTGCAGCTGCTTCTTGGGGCAGCGGTTTCTTCAGTTCCATGATGAAGCTACTTTTCATTTCTCGACTATCCTACTGTGGACCCAATATCATCAACCACTTTTTCTGTGATATTTCCCCACTTCTCAATCTCACCTGCTCAGACAAGGAACAAGCAGAGCTAGTAGACTTCCTGCTAGCACTGGTGATGATTCTGCTCCCTCTAGTGGCTGTGGTTTCCTCATATGCTGCCATCATTGTAGCCATCCTGAAGATCCCTACCGCCCAGGGACGGCACaaagccttctccacctgcacCTCCCATCTAGCAGTGGTTGTCATCTACTATTCCTCCACTCTCTTCACCTACGCACGGCCCAGAGCCATGTACACCTTCAACTATAACAAGATCATCTCTGTGCTCTACACTGTCATTGTACCGTTCCTCAACCCAGCCATCTACTGCTTAAGAAACAAGGAGGTGAAAGATGCCTTCAGGAAGACCATGCTGGGGAGGTGCCACTATACTAGGGATGTTACGGATTGATGTGTGACAGATACCGGCAGAGAGGAAACCAATTCTTACTAAGGATTTGACTAGCAATCACAGAATGGCCTTATAGGAAAGATCAAGGTCAATTAGTAAACACTTAAAAATTGCCAACAGTGACACACAGCaatgtagaataaaaaaaaaaatcctaatttgaaaaaaaaactgtctgggAACCTCCTAATAcatatgaaaattaataaattattgatTTTGTACATCCGTTTCCAAACTAAGTTTGGATTAGATACACGAGAGTTACCTTCGATGGAAGTTATCAAAGGGAGATTCTCTAATaccatgtttttttcattttgggttttttgtttgttttggttttttgatttttctcttacttgtttttgtttgtctatttttatcgtgattttgttttgtttgggagttttttgaaagaaagagaaaaagagcatgAAGTTGGATGGATAGGGAAGTAGTAATGATCTGGAGGAGGTTGaaaggggaaaccatgatcaaaatatattatatgacaaattttaaatcacatttttattaaaaactaaaGATTCCTGAAAAGTATGTGAAGAGTGTGATCAAGTACATCTGAGTCATAACCCTGCCACGAGTAATTTTCAGACTTCCTaggaatatttatttcaaaaccaGTTTAAGATTCCCTGCTTTAATCCAGTTCATTATTAGATAAGTGCAAAAATCTGAAATAACAGGGTATTTAAAGATCCATA
This genomic interval carries:
- the Or6p1 gene encoding olfactory receptor 6P1, yielding MRNLSVGHVEEFVLVGFPTSPPFQLLLFVFFFAIYLLTLLENILIVSTVWLTPSLHRPMYFFLGHLSFLELWYINVTIPRLLGAFLTQDGRVSYVGCMTQLYFFIALACTECVLLAVMAYDRYLAICEPLRYPSLMPPSLATRLAAASWGSGFFSSMMKLLFISRLSYCGPNIINHFFCDISPLLNLTCSDKEQAELVDFLLALVMILLPLVAVVSSYAAIIVAILKIPTAQGRHKAFSTCTSHLAVVVIYYSSTLFTYARPRAMYTFNYNKIISVLYTVIVPFLNPAIYCLRNKEVKDAFRKTMLGRCHYTRDVTD